The Synechococcus sp. RS9909 genomic interval TGCGCCGCAATTGGCAGCAGCTGCAGGTTGATCCGCGGGTGTGGGCCCTCGATCCTGCCGCGGGTCTGCTGGCCTGCGATCGCATCGGCGATGGACGGATGGCGTCGCCCGAGTTGATTGAACTGGCTGCCGTCCATGCTCTGATGCAGGCCGACCCGGACGGCCACCTGCCCAGGGACTGGGCCGGGCGCAGGCTGCTGGTGTCTGCGGGGCCGACGCTGGAAGCGCTTGACCCGGCGCGCTTGATCAGCAATCGCAGCAGTGGGCGCATGGGAGTGTTGATCGCCCAGGCGGCTCGGCTGCGGGGTGCTGCGGTCACGCTCGTGCATGGTCCGCTCAACCTGCCTGAGGCCTGGCTGGAGGGGCTGTCTTGTGAACCGGTCGAGAGCGCCGTGCAGATGGGGCGGGCCCTGGAGGCCCGCTGGCCTGAGGCCGACGCCCTGGTGATGGCCGCTGCCGTCGCTGACTGGCGGCGACGCGGTGGTCCGGCGGCGTCGAAAGCCAGCAAGGACACCACGGCGGCGGCGCTCGTGGGCGACCTGGAGCTTGTGCCCGATCTCCTGGCGACATTGGTGCAAACCAGACGGCGCGACCAGGTCTGCCTCGGTTTTGCCGCCCTCAGCGGCGATGACGCCACCCTTCAGGAGCGGGCCGACGCCAAGATCAGGGCGAAGCGCTGCGACTGGCTGTTCGCCAACCCGATCGATCGGCCTGGGCAGGGCTTCGGCGAGGCCGCTAACGGTGGCTGGTTGCTGGGGCTGGAGCGTACGCCGGCGGCGGAGACGACGCTGGAGTCGATCCCAGCGATGGACAAATCACTCCTGGCCCACACGCTGCTGGACCGGCTGCTCGAACGTTTGGATCAGGCGGCCATGCCCGCCGGATCCTGATCGAGCAGTTCGATGAACGTTTTCAACTGAAGGCGGGGGATGTAGGGCCAACCGCCACTGCGTTCCATCGCCTGAAGCAAGGTGAAGAGCTTGTTGCGATCTTCGGGAAGACTGCTTCGGAAGGGGCCGTCCTGAATGCTGCGATGCAGGCCCTCAATGCTGCGCAGGATCTCCAGCAGTGCTTCAGGCTGGTCGCTGCACGCTTCGGCAAGGTCCTGCAGGGCGGTGAGCAGGGGGACCAGCCGCTCCTGCAGTGCTCCCGGGGGAGTGGTGGCGTCGGGGCTGGACACGGGATCGCGACGGGTTGTTGAGAGCTGCAAAAGGCTAGCCAAACCTCCGGTTTGACCCCTGTAGGATCCGCCTGATCGGTGGATACCGTCGTCGTCTGGCCATTCGGCTTCCTTTCATGAGCATCCGTCCCCTGCTGGCCCTGGTGCTGGCTCTCTGTCTCACCCTGGTCACTGCATGCAGTGGTGGTGCCCAGGCGGTCGACCGCTCCAGTGCCACCCGTTACGAAGACATCGTCAACACGGGCAAGGCGAACGATTGCCCGACCCTGTCTGATGCCGCCCGTGGCTCCATTGCGCTCGATATCGGCGGTTCCTATGAATTGCGCGATGTCTGCATGCACCCCTTGCAGGTGTCTGTGAAGGGCGAGCCCGCCAACAAGCGCCAGGAAGCCCAGTTCGTGGAAGGCAAGATTCTGACGCGCTACACCTCCAGCCTTGATGAGGTGTATGGCGACCTTGAAGTGAGCGAGGAGGGTCTCAGCTTCTCGGAAAAGGGTGGCATCGATTTCCAGCCGATCACCGTGCTCATTCCAGGTGGTGAGGAGTATCCCTTCACTTTCTCCAGTAAGAATCTCCAGGCCAAGGCATCGGGAGCCGCCATCACCACCAGCACTGATTTTGAAGGCACCTATCGCACCCCCAGCTATCGCACCAGCAACTTCATCGACCCCAAGGGTCGGGCCCTGACCACCGGTGTCGACTACCCCCAGGGACTGATCGGCCTGGGTGGTGATTACGAGGAGCTGCAGACCGAGAACGTCAAGCGCTACATCGATGGCACCGGTGTGATGAGCCTGTCGATCACGAAGGTTGATCCGGAGACCGGTGAATTCGCTGGTGTGTTCACCGCCATACAGCCCTCCGACTCCGATATGGGTGGTCGCGAAATCGTGGATGTGAAGATCACTGGTGAGCTTTACGGCCGTCTGGAAGAGGCCTGATCCCCTGATCAGGCTGTCCACTCTGGGATCGAGGGGGGCGTTGCCCCCCTTTTTTGATGCCGATCCGGGGGTGTGATCTGGGAGAATCGCGCCGTCTCCCGATCGATCGCCGCGCCTGTCATGACTGCCACCACCTCCAGTTCTCAGGCCTCCGGCGTGATCGCCCCCTATGGCGGCACCCTGGTGGATCTGATGGTGCCCGCCAGCGAGCAGGCAGCCGTCAAGGCGTCGGCTTCCACCAGCATCGAGTGCTCCGATCGCAATGCCTGCGATGTGGAGCTGTTGGTGGTGGGAGGGTTCTCCCCCGAGCGTGGCTTCATGCATCGCGCCGACTATGAGGCGGTGGTGGCGGGGCATCGCACCACCTCCGGCTACCTCTTCGGCCTGCCGATCGTGATGGACACCGATCGGCAGGATCTGGCCATTGGCGACAAGGTGCTGCTGACTTACCAGGGCCAGGACCTGGCGGTGCTCACCATCGAGGACAAGTGGGAGCCCGACAAGGTTGTGGAGGCCAAGGGCTGCTACGGAACCACGTCGCTGGAGCATCCGGCGGTGCGCATGATCGCCACAGAGCGTCGTCGTTTTTATCTCGGTGGCCTGGTACAGGGGCTGGAGCTGCCGAAGCGGGTGTTCCCGTGCAAGACGCCGGCGGAGGTGCGGGCTGGCCTGCCGGAAGGTGAAGACGTGGTGGCCTTCCAGTGCCGCAATCCGATCCATCGCGCCCACTACGAACTGTTCACCCGGGCGCTCCACGCCAGCAATGTGAGCGAGAACGCTGTGGTGCTGGTTCATCCCACCTGCGGCCCCACCCAGCAGGACGACATTCCCGGCACGGTGCGGTTTCAGACTTATGAGCGACTCGCCGCCGAGGTGGAGAACCCCCGCATCCGCTGGGCCTACCTGCCCTACGCCATGCACATGGCGGGGCCTCGCGAGGCGCTCCAGCACATGATCATTCGCCGCAATTACGGCTGCACCCACTTCATCATCGGCCGCGATATGGCTGGTTGTAAGTCGTCGCTCACTGGCGAGGACTTCTACGGCCCTTATGACGCTCAGAACTTTGCCAAGGAGTGTGCCCCTGAGCTCATGATGGAAACCGTGCCCTCGCTCAACCTCGTGTACACCGAGGAAGAGGGGTATGTGACTGCTGAGCATGCGGAGGCCCGTGGGCTGCA includes:
- a CDS encoding photosystem II manganese-stabilizing polypeptide, which encodes MSIRPLLALVLALCLTLVTACSGGAQAVDRSSATRYEDIVNTGKANDCPTLSDAARGSIALDIGGSYELRDVCMHPLQVSVKGEPANKRQEAQFVEGKILTRYTSSLDEVYGDLEVSEEGLSFSEKGGIDFQPITVLIPGGEEYPFTFSSKNLQAKASGAAITTSTDFEGTYRTPSYRTSNFIDPKGRALTTGVDYPQGLIGLGGDYEELQTENVKRYIDGTGVMSLSITKVDPETGEFAGVFTAIQPSDSDMGGREIVDVKITGELYGRLEEA
- the sat gene encoding sulfate adenylyltransferase, whose product is MTATTSSSQASGVIAPYGGTLVDLMVPASEQAAVKASASTSIECSDRNACDVELLVVGGFSPERGFMHRADYEAVVAGHRTTSGYLFGLPIVMDTDRQDLAIGDKVLLTYQGQDLAVLTIEDKWEPDKVVEAKGCYGTTSLEHPAVRMIATERRRFYLGGLVQGLELPKRVFPCKTPAEVRAGLPEGEDVVAFQCRNPIHRAHYELFTRALHASNVSENAVVLVHPTCGPTQQDDIPGTVRFQTYERLAAEVENPRIRWAYLPYAMHMAGPREALQHMIIRRNYGCTHFIIGRDMAGCKSSLTGEDFYGPYDAQNFAKECAPELMMETVPSLNLVYTEEEGYVTAEHAEARGLHVKKLSGTQFRKLLRSGEEIPEWFAFRSVVDVLRAA
- the coaBC gene encoding bifunctional phosphopantothenoylcysteine decarboxylase/phosphopantothenate--cysteine ligase CoaBC; its protein translation is MGRRVLVAASGSIAAVKTPLLVSALVRAGAEVRCLLTPSAARLVSPVALACLSRHRCYQDVDQWQPSEPRPLHIDLAEWAELVIVAPLSATSLARWTQGLADGLLAGVLLACERPVLAAAAMNTGMWTQAAVRRNWQQLQVDPRVWALDPAAGLLACDRIGDGRMASPELIELAAVHALMQADPDGHLPRDWAGRRLLVSAGPTLEALDPARLISNRSSGRMGVLIAQAARLRGAAVTLVHGPLNLPEAWLEGLSCEPVESAVQMGRALEARWPEADALVMAAAVADWRRRGGPAASKASKDTTAAALVGDLELVPDLLATLVQTRRRDQVCLGFAALSGDDATLQERADAKIRAKRCDWLFANPIDRPGQGFGEAANGGWLLGLERTPAAETTLESIPAMDKSLLAHTLLDRLLERLDQAAMPAGS